The nucleotide sequence TGAAGTATCAAACTCCCACCATTTGCTTCTCCGTACTTAATAATTTTTATAAGATCTTTTTTTTCACGTATTGGAGTTTCAAAATTAGCTCCTTCCTCCTTGTAAATAGGAATCACACTCATTGCAAATGGAATCCCTCTTTCTAGAAATATATCCATTGTCCTTTTAAGATTTTTTGGATCTGTAAACGGATGTATATCTTGAATTTTGAAGTAAACCCCCTCATGAGCTTCAGGTATTTCATCAAATATGTCAAACAATACATCTGAAAAAATATAGAATAACGGTTCATTCAAGTCCAGCCTTGAAACATACCAAAGATTTTCATCTCTAACTATAAATGGATAATAATTGCTGCCATCAAATAGTTCAGAATATACCTCAGAATTCAAACTAGCCTGTACTTTTCTAAAATAACGCTTCACTCCTATATCATATGTTTTATCGTTGTACACAACCCTTATCAAATTGTTAACTCTGCCAACATCTACTATTCCTTTTTCTAATTTATTTACCCCTTGACCTATCCAAACTATTTTCCCCTTATATTTTTTAAGTATCTCTATCCAATCATCTCTCAAATTTTCTTCATTTTCCAAATATACAATTAAATATTCATAATCAGAAAGTTCTATGACATCTTCAAATAAATTTTTTCGCTCTGCTCTATGATCAAAATGAGAAACTAAATTTCCGATAGCTTCTACAGCATCTCTATCATCACCATAATAATTTTCCAAATCATATAGTATAATCACATCTGATTTTTGTGAACTTTCTACATCCGTTGCATAAGAGCTATCACAAAATACCACACATAATAAAACAAGAATCAAAAAACAAAGACTCGAAACCTTAATTCGACTATACATCGTACTCAAGTTCCTTTTCTGCCATTCTCTTGTACTCAAGTGGAGATTCATATTCAATCGCATATGGCTTAACTCCCATCCTAATTTCAAATTTGTAATTTTTATAATAGGACTCTTTTTGTATTGTTATGTGTAGTAGTTTTTCCTTTATCCTCTTTTTCAAAATTTCTGCACCTTCCATTGGAGTATGTGGCAGTATTATTGCAAATGTTTTTTCATCGATTCTAAATTTTGTATCCTCTATTCTCATTATCTCCTTGAGCGCGTCTGACAATATATTGAAAACCTCACTGAGATCATCATCATGTATTGCTAATAATTCATCAAAATACAATATTTCTATTATTCCTATTGTTAGTGGATAATCGTATCTTTTCGCCTCAGCCATTTCAACTTCTAATTGAGTTAAAAATCCATTTAGATTACCAAAACCAGTCTCTAAATCCAAATTTCTATATCTCTCATAGTTTTTCTTGTACAATTCTATATTATGCTCCATTTTTTTTATTTGTTCGCCCATAAGCCCTCCTAGCATTGTACATATAGGAAATGCTGCTAGCCATATATAATGAAGCTTTAATTGCACAAAATCACCTGTAATACTCTGATAAAATATTATTCCTCCATATGTTAGCAATATAAACATACTAATAATCAAACCTTTTTGCACGGTAGTCTCTATTGCTACTATTATATTGAATCCTAATAATGCTAAAAGTAAATAATCCATCCAGTTCATGTCTGTCACATTCCAAAGTGAGTAAAAAAATAATCCGAATAAACTCATGATGAATATTATCAAAAATCTATGTCTATATAATCCTAATTTTTTATTCATAATTATCCCCCCAAATATGCTAACATAGCCTGTAATAAATCAAAAGAATATATTTCCGCAGTCTCTCTATCGCCAAATGCACCATTTAAAACATGTCTATCTTCTTGTATTTGAAATTGTTTCATCCTATCAATGGCAAGTACTCTAAGTTCCTTATCTCCTTCGTTATTTGCGATTCTAGCAATAAGAGCATATACTGCTGTAGATTCTCTTTGCGTAATAGCTACCCAGTCGCCATTTCTATAATGAGAATATATAGGT is from Tissierellales bacterium and encodes:
- a CDS encoding DUF2334 domain-containing protein, with product MYSRIKVSSLCFLILVLLCVVFCDSSYATDVESSQKSDVIILYDLENYYGDDRDAVEAIGNLVSHFDHRAERKNLFEDVIELSDYEYLIVYLENEENLRDDWIEILKKYKGKIVWIGQGVNKLEKGIVDVGRVNNLIRVVYNDKTYDIGVKRYFRKVQASLNSEVYSELFDGSNYYPFIVRDENLWYVSRLDLNEPLFYIFSDVLFDIFDEIPEAHEGVYFKIQDIHPFTDPKNLKRTMDIFLERGIPFAMSVIPIYKEEGANFETPIREKKDLIKIIKYGEANGGSLILQGSHQFFSSDGIRGQDYFEWKKDKGGTIEEWIDEIIEESMSEMAYNKFYPIAFDPKHFNLSDAAYVRVSKHFDTMIGWLQDKDWLNKYTIYPFEIKSSHGFKTYIPENLTYEYRKGPYALQELEERLDKVTITRQFLGGISITPDIDEKVLVGTIDYILSSEIPCLSLDEFDINVDSEFYNVEIINGQSVIEVGNIAQIDSENVVLLGVFYIILLALVFVVILFGITYFKSRKKTKNRLF
- a CDS encoding GGDEF domain-containing protein, producing the protein MNKKLGLYRHRFLIIFIMSLFGLFFYSLWNVTDMNWMDYLLLALLGFNIIVAIETTVQKGLIISMFILLTYGGIIFYQSITGDFVQLKLHYIWLAAFPICTMLGGLMGEQIKKMEHNIELYKKNYERYRNLDLETGFGNLNGFLTQLEVEMAEAKRYDYPLTIGIIEILYFDELLAIHDDDLSEVFNILSDALKEIMRIEDTKFRIDEKTFAIILPHTPMEGAEILKKRIKEKLLHITIQKESYYKNYKFEIRMGVKPYAIEYESPLEYKRMAEKELEYDV